The Helianthus annuus cultivar XRQ/B chromosome 16, HanXRQr2.0-SUNRISE, whole genome shotgun sequence genome includes a window with the following:
- the LOC110889878 gene encoding uncharacterized protein LOC110889878 isoform X3 yields MMAAVRVPVLPFSGHGLKNRFDLLKDQDHDQLRPYAPEDEDDVDGGKVKPLKQPKAEKKEYNEICGAMVELFKGGVD; encoded by the exons ATGATGGCGGCGGTTAGGGTTCCGGTTCTTCCCTTCTCTG GTCATGGTTTAAAGAACAG ATTTGATTTGCTGAAAGATCAAGACCACGACCAGTTACGCCCCTACGCCCCTG aagacgaAGATGACGTTGATG GTGGAAAAGTGAAGCCACTGAAGCAACCAAAGGCTGAAAAGAAAGAATACAATGAG ATCTGTGGTGCGATGGTGGAGCTTTTCAAGGGTGGGGTAGATTGA
- the LOC110889878 gene encoding uncharacterized protein LOC110889878 isoform X2 — translation MVNRIPSTPWFQPSLMTLQVLPFSGSRDDYGGVTEEVCNGTTVLEPLKIDDDGGGHGLKNRFDLLKDQDHDQLRPYAPDEDDVDGGKVKPLKQPKAEKKEYNEICGAMVELFKGGVD, via the exons ATGGTGAACAGAATCCCCTCTACTCCATGGTTTCAGCCGTCACTGATGACACTCCAGGTTCTTCCCTTCTCTGGTTCCAGAGATGACTATGGTGGTGTCACGGAAGAGGTTTGCAACGGAACAACTGTGCTGGAACCTTTGAAGATCGACGATGATGGCGGCG GTCATGGTTTAAAGAACAG ATTTGATTTGCTGAAAGATCAAGACCACGACCAGTTACGCCCCTACGCCCCTG acgaAGATGACGTTGATG GTGGAAAAGTGAAGCCACTGAAGCAACCAAAGGCTGAAAAGAAAGAATACAATGAG ATCTGTGGTGCGATGGTGGAGCTTTTCAAGGGTGGGGTAGATTGA
- the LOC110889878 gene encoding uncharacterized protein LOC110889878 isoform X1, producing the protein MVNRIPSTPWFQPSLMTLQVLPFSGSRDDYGGVTEEVCNGTTVLEPLKIDDDGGGHGLKNRFDLLKDQDHDQLRPYAPEDEDDVDGGKVKPLKQPKAEKKEYNEICGAMVELFKGGVD; encoded by the exons ATGGTGAACAGAATCCCCTCTACTCCATGGTTTCAGCCGTCACTGATGACACTCCAGGTTCTTCCCTTCTCTGGTTCCAGAGATGACTATGGTGGTGTCACGGAAGAGGTTTGCAACGGAACAACTGTGCTGGAACCTTTGAAGATCGACGATGATGGCGGCG GTCATGGTTTAAAGAACAG ATTTGATTTGCTGAAAGATCAAGACCACGACCAGTTACGCCCCTACGCCCCTG aagacgaAGATGACGTTGATG GTGGAAAAGTGAAGCCACTGAAGCAACCAAAGGCTGAAAAGAAAGAATACAATGAG ATCTGTGGTGCGATGGTGGAGCTTTTCAAGGGTGGGGTAGATTGA